One Burkholderia cepacia genomic window carries:
- a CDS encoding aldo/keto reductase, whose product MEMRELGRSGPQVSALALGCMGMSDFYGPADRAESIATLHAALDHGITMLDTGDFYGMGDNEMLVRDALRGRARDQVLISVKFGALRDPAGGFAGYDARPAAIRNFVAYSLKRLGTDYIDIYRPARVDPAVPIEETIGAIADLVKAGYVRHIGLSEAGVDTIRRAAAVAPISDLQIEYSLLSRGIEAGILPACRALGIGVTAYGVLSRGLLGGRWSAAREVGRDFRAASPRFQGENLAHNLALVDALRTIADEKGSNPAQVAIAWVLSRGVDIVPLIGARKRTQLQDALTALEMQLTADDLARIEAAVPAGAAAGERYPAAQMAHLDSEQGRGASRKG is encoded by the coding sequence ATGGAGATGCGTGAACTGGGCCGGTCGGGCCCGCAGGTATCGGCGCTCGCGCTCGGCTGCATGGGGATGTCGGACTTCTACGGGCCGGCCGATCGCGCCGAGAGCATCGCGACGCTGCACGCGGCGCTCGACCACGGCATCACGATGCTCGACACCGGCGATTTCTACGGAATGGGCGACAACGAGATGCTGGTTCGCGATGCGCTGCGCGGCCGCGCGCGCGACCAGGTGCTGATCAGCGTGAAATTCGGCGCGCTGCGCGATCCGGCCGGCGGGTTCGCCGGCTACGACGCGCGGCCGGCGGCGATCCGCAACTTCGTCGCATACTCGCTGAAACGGCTCGGCACCGACTACATCGACATCTACCGGCCGGCGCGCGTCGATCCGGCGGTGCCGATCGAGGAGACGATCGGCGCGATCGCCGATCTCGTGAAGGCCGGGTACGTGCGCCATATCGGCCTGTCGGAAGCCGGCGTCGACACGATCCGCCGCGCGGCGGCCGTCGCACCGATCTCCGACCTGCAGATCGAATATTCGCTGCTGTCGCGCGGTATCGAGGCCGGGATCCTGCCCGCGTGCCGCGCACTCGGGATCGGCGTGACGGCCTACGGCGTGCTGTCGCGCGGGCTGCTCGGCGGGCGCTGGTCGGCGGCGCGGGAAGTGGGGCGCGATTTCCGCGCGGCGAGCCCGCGCTTCCAGGGCGAGAACCTCGCGCACAACCTCGCGCTGGTCGACGCGCTGCGCACCATCGCCGACGAGAAGGGCAGCAATCCGGCGCAGGTCGCGATCGCATGGGTGCTGTCGCGCGGCGTCGATATCGTGCCGCTGATCGGCGCGCGCAAGCGCACGCAGCTTCAGGACGCGCTGACGGCGCTTGAGATGCAACTAACGGCCGATGATCTCGCGCGCATCGAAGCGGCGGTTCCCGCCGGGGCGGCTGCCGGTGAGCGCTATCCGGCAGCACAGATGGCGCACCTCGACAGCGAGCAGGGGCGGGGGGCTTCCCGCAAGGGTTGA
- a CDS encoding sulfite exporter TauE/SafE family protein, producing MQPETTTIIVLVFLLAGAVKGMIGLGLPTIAMGLLTLAMPPSAAASLLLVPSFITNVWQLWLGPSFGPLLRRLWPLLAGLTIGTLTGGLPALAAGSTWTHAALGVVLILYGLWGLAAARLPAPGRHEKWLSAVVGYLTGVVTAATGVFVVPAVPYLQALRLSKDDLIQALGLSFTASTIVLGLQLRVTGALETVDLGVSALALVPALAGMAGGQYARRVMSEQAFRRCFFVGLVALGGYMAASGLR from the coding sequence ATGCAACCCGAAACGACGACGATCATCGTGCTGGTCTTCCTGCTCGCGGGCGCGGTCAAGGGCATGATCGGGCTCGGCCTGCCGACCATCGCGATGGGCTTGCTGACGCTCGCGATGCCGCCGTCGGCCGCCGCGAGCCTGCTGCTCGTGCCGTCGTTCATCACCAACGTGTGGCAGCTGTGGCTCGGCCCGTCGTTCGGGCCGCTGCTGCGCCGGCTGTGGCCGCTGCTCGCCGGTCTGACGATCGGCACGCTGACGGGCGGGTTGCCCGCGCTCGCGGCCGGCAGCACTTGGACGCATGCGGCGCTCGGCGTGGTGCTGATCCTTTACGGGCTGTGGGGGCTCGCCGCCGCGCGGCTGCCCGCGCCGGGGCGCCACGAAAAATGGCTGTCGGCCGTGGTCGGCTACCTGACGGGTGTCGTGACGGCCGCGACCGGCGTGTTCGTCGTACCGGCCGTGCCGTACCTGCAGGCGCTGCGGCTGTCGAAGGACGACCTGATCCAGGCGCTCGGGCTGTCGTTCACCGCATCGACGATCGTGCTCGGCCTGCAGTTGCGCGTGACGGGTGCGCTGGAGACGGTCGATCTCGGCGTGTCGGCGCTCGCGCTCGTGCCGGCGCTGGCGGGGATGGCCGGCGGGCAGTATGCGCGGCGCGTGATGAGCGAGCAGGCGTTCCGGCGGTGTTTCTTCGTCGGCTTGGTTGCGCTTGGCGGATATATGGCGGCTTCGGGGTTGCGCTGA
- a CDS encoding LysR substrate-binding domain-containing protein — protein MRFDLTDLRLFLNICEAGTITSGAERTHITLQAASERIRGMEDELGVPLLHRTKSGAQATDAGRALEHHARTVLQQIDHMRGELQQYGQGLRGHIRLLCNTASLSEYLPDALADYLPHHPKLSISVEERSSQEIVHAIRNKTAEVGIVADSVGLGGLEQKPFREDWLIVVVPAAHPLASHDKVAFDTIADADFIGLTDGSALQVHLADQARALGRRIRYRVQLKSFDAICRVIASGVGIGIVSRHAAERAMQTMDVRLVELSDPWSHRKLTLCARSFDALPKYTREFVAYLSGAARR, from the coding sequence ATGCGCTTCGACCTGACCGACCTGCGGCTCTTCCTGAACATCTGCGAGGCCGGCACGATCACGAGCGGCGCCGAGCGGACCCACATCACGCTGCAGGCCGCGAGCGAGCGCATCCGCGGCATGGAGGACGAGCTCGGCGTACCGCTGCTGCACCGGACCAAGTCGGGCGCGCAGGCCACCGACGCAGGCCGCGCGCTCGAACACCATGCGCGCACCGTGCTGCAGCAGATCGACCACATGCGCGGCGAACTGCAGCAATACGGCCAGGGGCTGCGCGGGCATATCCGGCTGCTGTGCAACACGGCGTCGCTGAGCGAATACCTGCCCGATGCGCTGGCCGACTACCTGCCGCATCATCCGAAGCTGTCGATCAGCGTCGAGGAGCGCTCGAGCCAGGAGATCGTGCATGCGATCCGCAACAAGACGGCCGAGGTCGGCATCGTCGCCGATTCGGTCGGGCTCGGCGGGCTCGAACAGAAGCCGTTCCGCGAGGACTGGCTGATCGTCGTCGTGCCGGCCGCGCATCCGCTCGCGTCACACGACAAGGTCGCGTTCGACACGATCGCCGATGCCGACTTCATCGGCCTCACCGACGGCAGCGCGCTGCAGGTGCATCTCGCCGACCAGGCACGCGCGCTCGGCAGGCGGATCCGCTACCGCGTGCAGTTGAAGAGTTTCGACGCGATCTGCCGCGTGATCGCCAGCGGCGTGGGCATCGGCATCGTGTCGCGCCATGCGGCCGAGCGTGCGATGCAGACGATGGACGTGCGGCTCGTCGAGCTGTCCGATCCGTGGAGCCATCGGAAGCTCACGCTGTGCGCGCGGTCGTTCGACGCGCTGCCGAAGTACACGCGCGAGTTCGTCGCGTATCTGTCGGGCGCGGCGCGCAGGTAG
- a CDS encoding peptidoglycan DD-metalloendopeptidase family protein — MKQREINVRTAWLSALGAVFVMAGCASTPPVPPSDTLAGASAQNAAPAEAAAASAPPPAPILVAHRYTVKRGDTLTGIASANGCSVADLRTWNKLGAHSRLRAGQALRIVKQQAPQAPAAAAPQAAAPGAASGAASSPPAALSANDRQVVKDMKRHASGVALSWPARGSVIESFRPGQNRGIQIAGRPGDPVRAAADGRVMYAGTGLNDYGSLIIVQHNADFLTAYAHNRKLLVKTGDIVRQGDEIAEMGDLDNSRVALLFEVRRDGKPVNPMPYLPSSQG, encoded by the coding sequence ATGAAACAGCGCGAGATCAACGTCAGGACGGCATGGCTGTCGGCCCTGGGCGCCGTCTTCGTCATGGCCGGCTGCGCCAGCACGCCGCCGGTGCCGCCGAGCGATACGCTCGCGGGCGCGTCGGCGCAGAATGCGGCCCCGGCGGAGGCCGCCGCCGCGTCCGCGCCGCCGCCAGCCCCGATTCTGGTCGCGCATCGCTATACCGTCAAACGTGGCGACACGCTGACGGGCATCGCGTCCGCGAACGGCTGCAGCGTTGCCGACCTGCGCACCTGGAACAAGCTGGGCGCGCACAGCCGGCTGCGGGCAGGGCAGGCGCTGCGCATCGTGAAGCAGCAAGCGCCGCAGGCGCCGGCCGCGGCGGCGCCGCAGGCGGCCGCGCCCGGCGCCGCGAGCGGGGCGGCCTCGAGCCCGCCGGCCGCGCTGTCGGCGAATGATCGCCAGGTCGTCAAGGACATGAAACGGCATGCGAGCGGCGTCGCGCTGTCGTGGCCCGCGCGCGGCAGCGTCATCGAATCGTTCAGGCCCGGCCAGAATCGCGGCATCCAGATCGCCGGCCGGCCGGGCGACCCGGTTCGCGCCGCGGCCGACGGCCGCGTGATGTACGCCGGCACCGGCCTGAACGATTACGGCAGCCTGATCATCGTCCAGCACAACGCGGATTTCCTGACCGCGTATGCGCACAACCGCAAGCTGCTCGTGAAGACAGGCGACATCGTGCGCCAGGGCGACGAGATCGCCGAGATGGGCGACCTCGACAACTCGCGTGTCGCGCTGCTGTTCGAAGTGCGGCGCGACGGCAAGCCGGTCAACCCGATGCCGTACCTGCCCTCGTCGCAAGGCTGA
- the bla gene encoding class A beta-lactamase: protein MEHSPTRRSLLLAAVAAPFVAACAPAPVGDHEHLRAAQSQLDALEQASNGRLGVAALDTATGARIAHRSRERFPLCGTFAVVAAAAMLARGSLDASLLPRRILYRRYELVPGSPVTERHADTGMTIAQLCVAMLQSGDKSAANLLMGVLGGPQTVTEFAHASGDTLFRLDRWEPELNTARPDDERDTSTPLAMAETMRRLLLGDTLGAPERAQLTKWLLGTANGVKGIRAGVPPGWRIADKAGTGGYGTTTDVAMLWPPSRAPIVMAVSFTQPGADAAPRADVVASAARIVAGALAAG from the coding sequence ATGGAACACTCTCCGACACGCCGCTCGCTGTTGCTTGCCGCCGTGGCCGCGCCGTTCGTCGCCGCGTGCGCGCCGGCCCCCGTCGGCGATCATGAACACCTGCGTGCCGCGCAGTCGCAGCTCGACGCGCTCGAACAAGCGTCGAATGGCCGGCTCGGTGTCGCCGCGCTGGACACCGCGACCGGCGCGCGGATCGCGCACCGGTCGCGCGAACGCTTCCCGCTCTGCGGCACCTTCGCGGTCGTCGCGGCCGCCGCGATGCTCGCGCGCGGCTCGCTCGACGCGTCGCTGCTGCCGCGTCGCATCCTGTATCGGCGTTACGAGCTCGTGCCCGGCTCGCCCGTCACGGAGCGACATGCGGATACCGGCATGACCATCGCGCAGCTGTGCGTGGCGATGCTGCAGTCGGGCGACAAGTCCGCGGCGAACCTGCTGATGGGCGTGCTGGGCGGCCCGCAGACGGTCACGGAGTTCGCGCACGCCAGCGGCGACACGCTGTTCCGCCTCGACCGCTGGGAGCCCGAGCTGAACACGGCGCGGCCCGACGACGAGCGCGACACGTCGACGCCGCTGGCGATGGCCGAAACGATGCGCCGGCTGCTGCTCGGCGATACGCTCGGCGCACCGGAGCGCGCGCAACTGACGAAGTGGCTGCTCGGCACTGCGAACGGCGTCAAGGGCATTCGCGCGGGCGTGCCGCCCGGCTGGCGCATCGCGGACAAGGCCGGCACGGGCGGTTACGGCACGACGACCGACGTCGCGATGCTGTGGCCGCCGTCGCGCGCGCCGATCGTGATGGCCGTGTCGTTCACGCAGCCGGGCGCCGATGCGGCGCCGCGCGCGGACGTCGTCGCGTCGGCGGCGCGCATCGTGGCGGGCGCGCTTGCCGCCGGCTGA
- a CDS encoding LysR substrate-binding domain-containing protein yields the protein MRRLPPLHALQIFSTVARHRSFTRAAEQLCVTQGAVSRQIQTLEAHYGFPLFKRHAKGLTLTAEGEQLLPVVNESFARIEDISMKLTRQRTDLALKVPTCVMRWMLPRIMRFQDEHPDLHVQITTAWQHVVDFSTEPFDAAIVYGTSPGAGVFALPLFDERLTPVCAPELRQTSPLAEIGDLARHTLLHPTRDHRDWRAWLDHAGERSVDPARGPTFDTLDLATNAAMQGLGVAIGDVTLVDDDVSARRLERPFGLVLETGARYFFVYPENIGNQQKIRAFSDWIARHRD from the coding sequence ATGCGCCGACTTCCGCCCCTGCACGCACTGCAGATCTTCTCGACGGTGGCCCGCCACCGCAGCTTCACCCGCGCGGCCGAGCAGCTGTGCGTCACGCAAGGCGCGGTGAGCCGGCAGATCCAGACGCTCGAAGCGCATTACGGCTTTCCGCTGTTCAAGCGGCATGCGAAGGGCCTCACGCTGACGGCGGAAGGCGAGCAGTTGCTGCCGGTCGTCAACGAGAGCTTTGCGCGGATCGAGGACATCTCGATGAAGCTCACGCGGCAGCGCACCGATCTCGCGCTGAAAGTGCCGACCTGCGTGATGCGCTGGATGCTGCCGCGCATCATGCGCTTCCAGGACGAGCATCCCGATCTCCATGTGCAGATCACGACCGCGTGGCAACACGTCGTCGATTTCTCGACCGAGCCGTTCGACGCGGCGATCGTCTACGGCACGTCGCCGGGCGCGGGCGTGTTCGCGCTGCCGCTGTTCGACGAGCGGCTGACGCCCGTATGCGCGCCTGAATTGCGGCAGACGTCGCCGCTCGCCGAGATCGGCGATCTCGCGCGCCACACGTTGCTGCATCCGACCCGCGACCATCGCGACTGGCGCGCGTGGCTCGATCACGCGGGCGAGCGCAGCGTCGATCCCGCGCGCGGGCCGACGTTCGACACGCTCGATCTCGCGACGAACGCGGCGATGCAGGGCCTGGGCGTCGCGATCGGCGACGTGACGCTCGTCGACGACGACGTCAGCGCACGCCGGCTCGAACGGCCGTTCGGCCTCGTGCTCGAGACGGGCGCGCGCTACTTCTTCGTCTATCCCGAGAACATCGGCAACCAGCAGAAGATCCGCGCGTTCAGCGACTGGATCGCGCGCCATCGCGACTGA
- a CDS encoding fimbrial protein: MFIYEINTTAAPFDPSVPVGTILFTKTLSMGGVSGNGTITCDSPGLQITRHGKYTPTGSYNTWPSPVAGVGYRMRYSTNNLWFPWSTNFGSTNQLPIGTPNIVLELVKTGPITAGGALTGEIAGSWVQNGAFQFQSFVIVGSIPIQPLVPTCRVTTPSIAVSLGNVVQKSLTGVGTTTSARPFNIQLRCSGGTSGSTTRMYTTLTDASHPANVSSVLSLGADSTASGVGIQVLRGDNDTLISYGPDSSQAGNPNQWFVGEFGNVDVTIPLKARYVQTAPDVKAGTANGRATFTMSYQ, encoded by the coding sequence ATGTTTATCTACGAAATCAACACTACTGCCGCGCCTTTTGACCCGAGCGTGCCAGTCGGCACAATTCTCTTCACGAAAACGCTCAGCATGGGCGGTGTCTCAGGCAATGGAACCATAACCTGCGACAGCCCCGGTCTACAAATAACTCGTCACGGGAAATACACTCCGACCGGGAGTTACAACACCTGGCCGAGCCCGGTTGCGGGCGTCGGGTATCGGATGCGCTATTCCACTAACAACTTATGGTTTCCGTGGTCTACCAACTTCGGAAGCACTAACCAACTCCCGATCGGAACGCCAAATATTGTTCTCGAACTCGTCAAGACGGGCCCCATCACCGCAGGCGGCGCTCTGACAGGTGAAATTGCGGGCTCATGGGTGCAGAACGGCGCGTTCCAGTTCCAGTCATTCGTTATAGTGGGATCCATTCCCATCCAGCCGCTAGTTCCCACCTGCCGGGTAACGACGCCTTCGATCGCGGTATCGCTGGGTAACGTGGTACAAAAATCGCTGACCGGCGTCGGAACGACGACCAGCGCCAGACCGTTCAACATCCAACTGCGGTGCTCGGGCGGCACTTCAGGTTCGACCACCCGTATGTACACCACGTTGACCGATGCGAGCCATCCGGCCAATGTCTCCAGCGTGTTGTCGCTCGGTGCCGACTCCACTGCGTCGGGAGTGGGGATTCAGGTATTGCGCGGAGACAACGACACGCTGATCAGCTACGGCCCGGATTCGTCGCAAGCCGGCAATCCGAATCAATGGTTCGTCGGCGAATTCGGCAACGTCGACGTGACGATTCCGTTGAAGGCGCGCTATGTCCAGACGGCACCGGATGTCAAAGCGGGAACGGCGAATGGCAGGGCGACCTTTACCATGAGTTACCAATAA
- a CDS encoding fimbria/pilus outer membrane usher protein has product MISKRSNHAACGVAPRIKPLCALLLSTFAAYQPDAQANEAPARPTKLAQVEFDQHFFPQGGSQSVDVSRFEKGNTVLPGTYSVDIYVNQNRIARADVPFKAVETNVDAQACFDVKLLERVGVALNKLTPELLARISGEGACLPIDELVDGATSHLDFGDQRLDLSIPQVSLARSARGYVSPELWDSGINAAMLGYNFNLYGTHNSGGGTQTQGYLGVNGGVNLGNWHFRHDGSFTFDSRGNRQYQDINTYVQRDLPSLTSQLTLGEAYTTGELFDSTAFRGVRVATDDRMLPESQRGYAPVVRGVANTHAKVTIRQNGMVIYETSVAPGAFEINDLYATGYGGDLDVSVQEADGSTHSFSVAYAAVPLSLRPGVSRYSFVAGVLRDTQLSSHPLFAQGTWQRGFTNLLTGYAGVTVSAGYVSAMVGGAFNTPLGAIGADVTQASTALHGQGRLSGASFRLSYMKDVAQTGTNVAIAAYRYSTGGFLGLNDAMRARDLAAQNLSIENVWRQRSRASVTMSQRLGERWGQLNLTASTVNYWNRSGSDVNYTIGYNNTFRNIGYSISANRQRNAIGKTDTLYYASVTIPLGKANPMTMTGNVSHESSGRTQAQTMLSGSLGTDNNLSYGVTVNHASGGMGSSTTGGSVNALYRSPYAEFSGAVGTGTGYSQGSIGIRGAVVAHPGGVTLSQPLSDTIGIIEAPDAEGARVINASGVRVNSRGYAVVPYLTPYSMNTVEIDPKGLSTDVELQVSSQQIAPRAGSVALLKFATVSGRSALIRAAQSDGTPLPFGAQVLDEHGAEIGSVGQASKIFARGLRDKGELTVKWGEDASAICHIAYTLPLRETGRKSTELLQVEETCASAALHVSRAPNFAPSRHAGVAQ; this is encoded by the coding sequence ATGATTTCGAAACGGTCGAACCACGCCGCCTGCGGTGTAGCGCCTCGCATCAAGCCACTGTGCGCGCTCCTGCTGTCGACGTTCGCCGCGTACCAGCCGGACGCACAGGCCAACGAGGCGCCCGCTCGACCGACGAAGTTGGCTCAGGTCGAATTCGACCAGCATTTCTTCCCGCAAGGCGGCAGTCAAAGCGTGGATGTGTCCCGCTTCGAAAAAGGCAACACCGTCTTGCCCGGCACGTACAGCGTCGACATCTACGTCAACCAGAACCGCATCGCCCGCGCCGACGTGCCGTTCAAGGCCGTCGAGACGAACGTCGACGCGCAAGCCTGTTTCGACGTGAAGCTGCTTGAACGTGTCGGCGTCGCGCTGAACAAGCTGACGCCCGAACTGCTCGCCAGGATCTCGGGCGAAGGCGCATGCCTGCCGATCGACGAACTGGTCGATGGAGCGACCAGCCACCTCGATTTCGGCGATCAACGCCTCGACCTGAGCATTCCACAGGTGTCGCTCGCCCGCAGCGCACGCGGCTACGTGAGCCCCGAACTCTGGGATTCGGGCATCAACGCGGCAATGCTGGGCTACAACTTCAACCTTTACGGCACCCACAACAGCGGCGGCGGCACGCAGACACAGGGCTATCTCGGCGTGAACGGCGGCGTGAACCTGGGGAACTGGCACTTCCGCCACGACGGGTCGTTCACGTTCGACTCACGCGGCAACCGCCAGTATCAGGACATCAATACCTACGTGCAGCGCGACCTGCCGTCGCTGACCTCGCAGTTGACGCTCGGCGAGGCCTACACGACAGGTGAGCTGTTCGATTCCACCGCGTTTCGCGGCGTGCGCGTGGCGACCGACGACCGCATGCTGCCCGAGTCGCAGCGCGGCTATGCGCCGGTCGTGCGCGGCGTCGCGAACACCCATGCGAAGGTCACGATTCGCCAGAACGGCATGGTCATCTACGAAACCAGCGTCGCGCCCGGCGCCTTCGAGATCAACGATCTGTACGCGACAGGCTATGGCGGCGACCTGGACGTTTCCGTCCAGGAGGCGGACGGCAGCACGCATTCGTTCTCAGTCGCGTATGCGGCCGTGCCGTTGTCGCTGCGTCCGGGCGTCAGCCGCTACAGTTTCGTCGCCGGCGTGCTGCGCGACACGCAGCTTTCGTCTCACCCGCTGTTCGCGCAAGGCACGTGGCAGCGCGGATTCACGAATCTGCTGACCGGCTATGCCGGCGTCACGGTTTCGGCAGGCTATGTATCGGCGATGGTCGGCGGCGCGTTCAATACGCCGCTCGGCGCGATCGGCGCCGACGTCACGCAGGCGAGTACCGCGCTGCACGGGCAAGGCCGCCTCAGCGGCGCCAGCTTCCGGCTGAGCTATATGAAGGATGTCGCGCAGACCGGGACCAACGTCGCGATCGCCGCCTATCGTTACTCGACCGGCGGCTTCCTCGGGCTGAACGACGCAATGCGGGCACGCGACCTCGCCGCGCAAAACTTGTCGATCGAAAACGTCTGGCGTCAGCGCAGCCGTGCCTCGGTCACGATGAGCCAGCGGCTCGGCGAGCGCTGGGGGCAATTGAACCTGACGGCGTCCACCGTCAATTACTGGAACCGCAGCGGATCGGACGTCAACTACACCATCGGCTACAACAACACGTTCCGGAACATCGGTTACAGCATTTCGGCCAATCGCCAGCGCAACGCGATCGGCAAGACGGACACCCTGTACTACGCAAGCGTGACGATTCCGCTGGGCAAGGCGAACCCGATGACGATGACCGGCAATGTCTCGCACGAGAGCAGCGGCCGCACGCAGGCGCAGACCATGCTATCGGGCTCGCTCGGCACCGACAACAACCTGTCCTATGGCGTGACCGTGAACCATGCGTCGGGCGGGATGGGCAGTTCCACCACCGGCGGCAGCGTGAATGCGCTGTATCGCAGTCCGTATGCCGAATTCAGCGGCGCCGTCGGCACAGGCACGGGCTATTCGCAAGGGTCGATCGGCATTCGCGGCGCGGTGGTGGCGCATCCGGGCGGCGTGACGCTGTCGCAGCCGCTGTCGGACACGATCGGCATCATCGAGGCGCCGGATGCCGAAGGTGCGCGCGTGATCAATGCGTCGGGCGTGCGCGTGAACAGCCGCGGGTATGCAGTGGTGCCTTATCTCACGCCGTACAGCATGAACACGGTCGAAATCGATCCGAAGGGCTTGTCGACCGACGTCGAGCTGCAGGTGAGCAGCCAGCAGATCGCGCCGCGTGCCGGGTCCGTCGCGCTGCTGAAGTTTGCAACGGTATCGGGCCGCTCGGCGCTGATTCGCGCGGCGCAGTCCGACGGTACGCCGTTGCCGTTCGGCGCGCAGGTACTGGACGAGCATGGCGCGGAGATCGGTTCGGTCGGCCAAGCCAGCAAGATCTTTGCGCGCGGATTGCGGGACAAGGGTGAACTGACCGTCAAATGGGGGGAAGACGCTTCGGCGATTTGCCATATCGCCTACACCCTGCCTTTGCGCGAGACGGGTCGCAAGTCAACGGAGCTGCTGCAGGTTGAAGAGACTTGCGCGTCTGCGGCGTTGCACGTTTCCCGTGCGCCGAACTTCGCTCCGTCCCGGCATGCCGGCGTGGCGCAATGA
- a CDS encoding molecular chaperone, with protein MKYLCRKLLTAAAIAASLFAAHAHASIVIGGTRVIFPANEREVTIKLTNDGQTPALVQTWIDKGDANTSPEKIDVPFTVTPSMFRLDPGNGQTLRLIYTKEPLAQDKETMFWLNVLEVPPKAENGEDAGRLQLAFRTRIKVFFRPQNLPGKADEAPMKTKWQVIRDGKGYALKAVNPTPYFVNLGSVTLRTGDKEFDAGAGYVKPGDSALFPVQGLTVGAESGAEVGYTSINDWGGGIKATQPVSSGKGAP; from the coding sequence ATGAAATACCTCTGCCGAAAACTGCTCACGGCCGCCGCCATCGCGGCCAGCCTGTTTGCCGCGCATGCGCACGCAAGCATCGTGATCGGCGGCACGCGCGTAATCTTTCCCGCCAACGAGCGCGAAGTGACGATCAAGCTCACCAACGACGGACAGACGCCGGCCCTGGTTCAGACCTGGATCGACAAAGGTGACGCGAACACGTCGCCGGAAAAGATCGACGTGCCCTTTACGGTAACACCGTCCATGTTCCGCCTCGACCCCGGCAACGGCCAGACACTGCGGTTGATTTACACGAAGGAGCCGCTCGCGCAGGACAAGGAGACGATGTTCTGGCTGAACGTGCTGGAAGTGCCGCCCAAGGCGGAGAACGGGGAAGACGCGGGGCGGTTGCAATTGGCGTTTCGCACGCGCATCAAAGTATTTTTTCGTCCGCAGAACTTGCCGGGCAAGGCGGACGAAGCACCCATGAAGACGAAATGGCAGGTGATCCGCGACGGCAAGGGCTATGCGCTGAAGGCTGTCAATCCGACGCCGTACTTCGTCAACCTGGGCAGCGTCACGCTTCGGACGGGCGACAAGGAATTCGACGCCGGCGCCGGTTACGTCAAACCCGGCGACTCCGCGCTGTTTCCTGTCCAGGGCCTGACGGTGGGCGCGGAATCCGGCGCCGAGGTTGGCTACACGAGCATCAACGACTGGGGCGGCGGTATCAAGGCCACGCAGCCCGTGTCGTCCGGCAAGGGTGCCCCCTGA
- a CDS encoding fimbrial protein — MNKTVISSALAAASIVAFAPAAHAFDGTIDFTGSLVATTCTINGGGSANNFTVALPPVSTDALKAAGSSAGRTPFQLKLTNCQPDTGKVATFFEAGPTINTATGRLMVDAGGAEGVEIGLLNDSFQHIAAGAAYNAQNSQVVDITGGNATLNYYAQYESLGTTLKAGPANSRVQYTMSYQ; from the coding sequence ATGAACAAAACCGTCATTTCCTCCGCACTCGCAGCAGCAAGCATCGTTGCATTCGCACCGGCAGCACACGCGTTCGACGGCACGATCGACTTCACCGGTTCGCTCGTTGCGACCACCTGCACGATCAACGGCGGCGGTAGCGCCAACAACTTCACGGTGGCCTTGCCGCCGGTATCGACCGACGCACTGAAAGCAGCAGGTTCGTCGGCCGGCCGCACGCCGTTCCAGCTGAAACTGACGAACTGCCAGCCGGATACCGGCAAGGTCGCGACCTTCTTCGAAGCGGGTCCGACGATCAATACGGCCACGGGTCGCCTCATGGTCGATGCCGGTGGCGCCGAGGGTGTGGAAATCGGGCTGCTGAACGATTCGTTCCAGCACATCGCGGCAGGCGCGGCATACAACGCCCAGAACTCCCAGGTCGTGGACATCACGGGCGGCAATGCCACGCTGAACTACTACGCGCAGTACGAGTCGCTCGGCACCACGCTGAAGGCCGGCCCCGCGAATTCGCGCGTGCAGTACACGATGAGCTATCAGTAA
- a CDS encoding GlsB/YeaQ/YmgE family stress response membrane protein: MLQFIETLVVGLIVGLLARALKPGDDKMGILMTTVLGIVGSLVAGYVGRAAGWYAPGQGAGWIASIVGAIVLLVIVGAVRKRAG, from the coding sequence ATGCTGCAATTCATCGAAACCCTGGTCGTCGGGCTCATCGTCGGCCTCCTCGCCCGCGCGCTCAAGCCCGGCGACGACAAGATGGGCATCCTGATGACGACCGTGCTCGGCATCGTCGGCTCGCTGGTCGCCGGCTACGTCGGCCGCGCCGCCGGCTGGTACGCACCGGGCCAGGGCGCGGGCTGGATCGCGTCGATCGTCGGCGCGATCGTGCTGCTCGTGATCGTCGGCGCGGTACGCAAGCGCGCGGGCTGA